The Alkalinema sp. FACHB-956 sequence ACTATTGGGCTTAGACATCGATCCATTTTCCCAGACGTTACATGTAGTAGATACAGAACTGTTGTATACCGTGCTAGCAGTTCTGCAACCTTTACCGATTCTGAGAATCGAGCGCGATCGGGCAAATTTGACGGATATTTTTTTACAACTGGTTCAGGAGCGGTCGAGTGGCGAAGATTAAGGGTATGCAGGTGAAGCGATCGGCGCAGATTTTAGATATTTTTCGGTTATTTCTGGCGGAGTTTAAGCGGGCTTGGATTCAGTTTAAGCGCTATCCGGCGGAGTCGATCGGGGGTGTCTTTATTATTACGTCGGTGTTTTATGGTTTGTTTTTGAGTGCACAGTATATTGCGGGGCCGATTCAGTTTGGCGATAAGTTGGATAGTGTAATTGTGGGGTATTTACTATGGTCGTTGTCGATTTTCGTGATTACGGATATTGCGGGAACATTGCAAAGTGAGGCGCAAACGGGAACGCTGGAGCAGTTGTTTTTAACCAGCTTTGGGGCGAGGACATTATTTCTGGTACGGGCGATCGCGGATTTAGCAATTCAGTTGATTTTGCTGGGCGTGATTTTGTTGATCATTATGGTATTGACGGGACGGTATTTATCGTTCCCGATCGTGCTAGTTTTGCCATTGGCAACAGTATTAATGGGAGCCTATGGTTTAGGGTTTATCATGGGCGGTATTTCGCTATTGTTTAAGCGGATACAGCAAATTCTAGCAATCTTTCAGTTTGCATTACTGTTTCTGTTGACCGCACCAACAGAGGAATGGACGGGGATTGGGCACATCGTAGGATACTTTTTGCCGATGAGTCCGGGGGCAGGGCTGCTGCGGAATTTGATGGCGCGGGAGTCGGGTCTAGATGCCACGGCATTGGCGATCGCGTTGGTCAATGGGGGTGTTTATCTAGCAATCGGCTTGGTGTTATTTGGTTGGGCGGAACGGGAAACAAAGCGTCGCGGCAAGTTAGGGGGGTATTAGGGGTGCTGTTGGGATTATTGGATACGGCAACGATCGCAACGCCGGAAAGTTTGCTCGGGCTATTCGGGTTAGGAATTTTTACGGGAGCGGTGGCTGGCGTTTTGGGGATTGGGGGGGGATTGCTGATTGTTCCCGTGTTGAGCCTGTGGTCGATTCCGTTGGTGCAGGCGACGGCAACGAGCTTGGTGGGGGTGTGGATGAGTGCGGTGTCGGGAACCGTCCAGAATTGGCGCAAGGGGCAATTAGATGGCCGATCGTCGATCGTGTTGGCGGTGTTTGGAATGGTGACGGCATCACTAGGGGCTTGGGTGGGAAAAGTTTTGCCCAATGCCGCGATCGCCTTTAGCTTTGCGGGGTTGATGTGGGTGATTATTTATTTGATGGATCTCAAGCAGAAGTTGAAGGTGCGGGAAAAGACGATAACTGATGCGACTGAGAGTCTGTCCGATCGACGGCCGCCTGAACCGTTACGGTTGCCGCAGGTCGCTGGAATCGGGTTGGGAGCAGGATTTTTGTCGGGGTTGTTTGGAGTGGGTGGCGGTGCGATTATGGTACCGTTGCAGATGCTGTTTCTGGGGGAGCCGATTAAGTCAGCGGTCCGCACCAGTTTAGGCGCGATCGTATTGATTGCGATGAGTGGGTTGGTCAGTCATACGCTGAATGGAAATGTGTTGTGGCCTCCAGGGATTGCGATCGCGCTGGGTGGGATGTTAGGAGCACAGTTGGGAACGCGATTACTAAATCGATTGTCTTCGAAAGCGGTCGATCGAACCTTTCGAGGATTGCTGATTTTACTGTCCGTGTATATGGTTTGGAAGGGGTTTAGTAGTTAAGGCTCTCCTCACGCTCCTTCCTAAGGATGGCCAAAAAAGCTAGGGGATTTCGTTTTGCAACTCTAGAGGTTCCACTAGAGAGTCCAAGGCACAGCTGAATACCCAATGCAGCTAGCTAGATGAATATTCGTACGTAGGCTCATAGGGCAGGAAACCATTTGCCATCAACGTTGGAGATGGCAATTCCTGAAGCCTCACCTGGAAAGCTTCTAAGGATAAGGGTGGTGCATAGAGAAACCCCTGTCCGGC is a genomic window containing:
- a CDS encoding sulfite exporter TauE/SafE family protein, which gives rise to MLLGLLDTATIATPESLLGLFGLGIFTGAVAGVLGIGGGLLIVPVLSLWSIPLVQATATSLVGVWMSAVSGTVQNWRKGQLDGRSSIVLAVFGMVTASLGAWVGKVLPNAAIAFSFAGLMWVIIYLMDLKQKLKVREKTITDATESLSDRRPPEPLRLPQVAGIGLGAGFLSGLFGVGGGAIMVPLQMLFLGEPIKSAVRTSLGAIVLIAMSGLVSHTLNGNVLWPPGIAIALGGMLGAQLGTRLLNRLSSKAVDRTFRGLLILLSVYMVWKGFSS
- a CDS encoding ABC transporter permease, which produces MAKIKGMQVKRSAQILDIFRLFLAEFKRAWIQFKRYPAESIGGVFIITSVFYGLFLSAQYIAGPIQFGDKLDSVIVGYLLWSLSIFVITDIAGTLQSEAQTGTLEQLFLTSFGARTLFLVRAIADLAIQLILLGVILLIIMVLTGRYLSFPIVLVLPLATVLMGAYGLGFIMGGISLLFKRIQQILAIFQFALLFLLTAPTEEWTGIGHIVGYFLPMSPGAGLLRNLMARESGLDATALAIALVNGGVYLAIGLVLFGWAERETKRRGKLGGY